In the Acidovorax sp. A79 genome, one interval contains:
- a CDS encoding RNA-binding protein, whose translation MGNKLYVGNLPYSVRDSDLEQAFGQFGAVTSAKVMMERDTGRSKGFGFVEMGSDAEAQAAINGMNGQPLGGRSIVVNEARPMEPRPPRSGGFGGGGGGYGGGGGRSGGGGGYGGGREGGGGGYGGGREGGGGGGYGGGGRSEGGFRSPYGSGSRNGGGGGGGRNGGGGGYGGGGGSSY comes from the coding sequence ATGGGCAACAAACTGTACGTCGGCAACCTGCCGTACTCGGTGCGCGACAGCGATCTGGAACAGGCCTTCGGCCAATTCGGCGCAGTGACCAGCGCCAAGGTCATGATGGAGCGCGACACGGGTCGATCCAAGGGCTTTGGCTTCGTGGAAATGGGCAGCGACGCAGAAGCCCAGGCCGCGATCAACGGCATGAATGGCCAGCCCCTGGGCGGCCGCAGCATCGTCGTGAATGAAGCACGCCCCATGGAGCCCCGCCCACCCCGCAGCGGTGGATTTGGCGGCGGTGGCGGCGGCTACGGCGGCGGTGGTGGCCGCAGCGGTGGTGGTGGCGGCTACGGCGGTGGCCGTGAAGGCGGCGGTGGTGGCTATGGCGGCGGCCGCGAGGGTGGCGGCGGCGGTGGTTACGGCGGTGGCGGCCGCAGCGAAGGTGGATTCCGCAGCCCCTACGGCTCCGGTTCCCGCAACGGCGGCGGTGGCGGTGGTGGCCGCAACGGCGGCGGTGGCGGCTATGGCGGTGGCGGCGGCAGCAGCTACTGA
- a CDS encoding PLP-dependent aminotransferase family protein, giving the protein MGQVRYKQVVDALATDIRAGRLRPGTRLPTHRALAQRHGLALATASRVYAELEAIGLVVGETGRGTFVRDASCPRGLGADLATPAPGSADLSFNSPGVPGQADLLRDALRRLAASGDLESLLHYHPYGGRPHERAIVARHLATRQLWVTGEQVLIVNGAQHGMAVAALGLLSPGDVVAVDALTYPGFRVLAERMRLDLAPVPVGPGGTDLDALQRLCQARPVRAIYTMPTLHNPLGCVMDAGARKRLVALARAHDLLVLEDAPYAYLAADAPPPVAALAPERTVYLSSLSKNVATGLRFGFVAAAPALIAPIERAVRATSWNTAGVITAIACGWIEDGTVARLEAEKRTDAARRQAIASEALAGLPLVRHPHSYFAWLPLGDDQRADRVAGALAQRGVAVSTAEGFATTAHVPHALRLALGSIPCEDLPRALAAVKAVVESDSS; this is encoded by the coding sequence ATGGGCCAGGTCCGGTACAAGCAGGTGGTGGATGCGCTGGCCACCGACATCCGCGCGGGCCGGCTGCGGCCCGGCACCCGCCTGCCCACGCACCGCGCCCTGGCGCAGCGCCACGGCCTGGCGCTGGCCACCGCCAGCCGCGTGTACGCCGAGCTGGAGGCCATTGGCCTGGTGGTGGGCGAAACCGGGCGCGGCACCTTCGTGCGCGATGCCTCCTGCCCGCGCGGCCTGGGCGCCGACCTGGCCACGCCCGCACCCGGCTCGGCGGACTTGTCGTTCAACAGCCCCGGCGTGCCGGGGCAGGCGGACCTGCTGCGCGACGCGCTGCGCAGGCTGGCGGCATCGGGCGACCTGGAATCCCTTCTGCACTACCACCCCTACGGCGGGCGGCCGCACGAGCGCGCCATCGTCGCCCGGCACCTGGCCACCCGCCAGCTGTGGGTGACCGGCGAGCAGGTGCTCATCGTCAACGGCGCGCAGCACGGCATGGCGGTGGCGGCGCTGGGGCTGCTCAGCCCCGGCGACGTGGTGGCGGTGGATGCCCTCACCTACCCCGGTTTTCGCGTGCTGGCCGAGCGCATGCGGCTGGACCTGGCGCCCGTGCCCGTCGGGCCGGGCGGCACGGACCTGGACGCCCTGCAGCGCCTGTGCCAGGCCCGGCCCGTGCGCGCCATCTACACCATGCCCACGCTGCACAACCCGCTGGGCTGCGTGATGGATGCGGGGGCCCGCAAGCGCCTGGTGGCGTTGGCGCGCGCCCACGACCTGCTGGTGCTGGAGGACGCCCCCTACGCCTACCTGGCGGCCGACGCGCCGCCGCCCGTGGCCGCGCTGGCGCCCGAGCGCACGGTCTACCTGTCGAGCCTGTCGAAGAACGTGGCCACGGGCCTGCGCTTTGGTTTTGTCGCGGCCGCGCCGGCGCTGATCGCCCCCATCGAGCGCGCCGTGCGTGCCACCTCCTGGAACACGGCGGGCGTGATCACTGCCATCGCCTGCGGCTGGATCGAGGACGGCACCGTGGCGCGCCTGGAGGCCGAAAAGCGCACCGACGCGGCCCGCCGCCAGGCCATCGCCAGCGAGGCCCTGGCCGGGCTGCCGCTGGTGCGGCACCCGCATTCGTACTTTGCCTGGCTGCCGCTGGGCGACGACCAGCGTGCGGACCGCGTGGCCGGGGCGCTCGCGCAGCGCGGCGTTGCGGTGTCCACCGCCGAAGGGTTTGCCACCACGGCACACGTGCCGCATGCGCTGCGCCTGGCGCTGGGCTCCATCCCCTGCGAGGACCTGCCACGGGCCCTGGCCGCCGTGAAGGCGGTCGTGGAAAGCGACTCTTCCTGA
- a CDS encoding NAD(P)H-dependent oxidoreductase, with the protein MARAYAEGALDAGAEVRFLDVGQLAFDPLFLGYGAAQPLEPDLAAAQADIRWAGHLVWVYPIWWGAMPALLKGFIDRTFLPGYAFKYRAGSPLWDRLLAGRSGELLVTMDSPPWYFRWVTRMPGHHQMKKAILEYCGIRPVRVHSFGPVRTASKERLAGWVAHARDLGRRRGAKPGTASASPAPQAPASP; encoded by the coding sequence ATGGCCCGCGCCTATGCCGAAGGGGCGCTGGACGCGGGCGCCGAGGTGCGGTTCTTGGACGTGGGGCAGCTGGCGTTCGATCCGCTGTTCCTGGGCTACGGCGCCGCGCAGCCCCTGGAGCCCGATCTGGCCGCCGCACAGGCCGACATCCGCTGGGCCGGACACCTCGTGTGGGTCTACCCCATCTGGTGGGGCGCGATGCCCGCGCTGCTCAAGGGTTTCATCGACCGCACCTTCCTGCCCGGCTACGCGTTCAAGTACCGCGCCGGCTCGCCGCTGTGGGACAGGCTGCTGGCAGGGCGCTCGGGCGAACTGCTGGTGACCATGGATTCACCGCCCTGGTACTTCCGCTGGGTCACGCGCATGCCGGGGCATCACCAGATGAAGAAGGCCATCCTGGAGTATTGCGGCATCCGGCCCGTGCGGGTGCACAGCTTCGGGCCGGTGCGCACCGCCAGCAAGGAGCGGCTGGCGGGCTGGGTGGCGCACGCGCGGGACCTGGGGCGGCGCAGGGGCGCGAAACCCGGCACCGCGAGCGCCAGCCCCGCGCCGCAGGCCCCCGCATCGCCCTGA
- a CDS encoding TMEM165/GDT1 family protein — MEPFFISTAIVALAEMGDKTQLLALVLAARFRKPWPIVLGILVATLVNHGLAGAVGSWVTTFVGPQILRWILGASFIAMAIWMLIPDKLDEGEADGSPRWGVFGTTLIAFFLAEMGDKTQIATVMLAAQYNAYLWVVAGTTLGMMIANAPVVWLGERITRRVPIRAVHIVSAVIFLVLGLLAIFTPVG, encoded by the coding sequence ATGGAACCGTTTTTCATCTCCACCGCCATCGTCGCGCTCGCCGAAATGGGCGACAAGACGCAGCTTCTGGCGCTCGTGCTCGCCGCACGCTTTCGCAAACCCTGGCCCATCGTCCTCGGTATCCTGGTGGCCACGCTGGTCAACCATGGCCTGGCCGGCGCCGTGGGCTCGTGGGTGACGACGTTCGTGGGGCCGCAGATCCTGCGCTGGATCCTGGGGGCATCGTTCATCGCGATGGCCATCTGGATGCTGATCCCCGACAAGCTTGACGAAGGCGAGGCCGACGGCTCGCCGCGCTGGGGGGTGTTCGGCACCACGCTGATCGCGTTCTTCCTGGCCGAGATGGGCGACAAGACGCAGATCGCCACCGTCATGCTGGCCGCGCAGTACAACGCCTACCTGTGGGTGGTGGCAGGCACCACGCTGGGCATGATGATCGCCAACGCGCCCGTGGTGTGGCTGGGCGAGCGCATCACCCGCCGGGTGCCGATCCGCGCGGTGCACATCGTGTCTGCCGTGATCTTCCTGGTGCTGGGGCTGCTGGCCATCTTCACGCCGGTCGGCTGA
- a CDS encoding MerR family transcriptional regulator codes for MRIGELARRTGTTPKAIRLYEGRGLLGTVARNGSYRQYGEADVAQVRLIRQAQALGFRLSELDGLDQMHTAEGGDRMAQRVAARRVAVAQELLRLQALDAELAQLQAQLHACDGMAVPATAQACAVAAPVPPAARDARQFTAPVARGAPHRAPA; via the coding sequence ATGCGCATTGGAGAACTCGCCCGACGCACCGGCACCACCCCCAAGGCCATCCGCCTGTACGAGGGGCGAGGCCTGCTGGGCACCGTGGCGCGCAACGGCAGCTACCGCCAGTACGGCGAGGCCGATGTGGCCCAGGTGCGGCTGATCCGCCAGGCCCAGGCCCTGGGTTTTCGGCTGTCGGAACTCGACGGCCTGGACCAGATGCACACCGCCGAGGGCGGGGACCGCATGGCGCAGCGGGTGGCGGCCCGGCGGGTGGCGGTGGCGCAGGAGCTGCTGCGGCTGCAGGCGCTCGATGCCGAACTGGCGCAGCTGCAGGCGCAACTGCATGCCTGCGACGGCATGGCCGTGCCCGCCACGGCGCAGGCCTGCGCCGTGGCCGCGCCGGTTCCGCCCGCGGCCCGCGACGCCCGGCAATTCACCGCCCCGGTGGCGCGGGGCGCGCCGCATCGCGCGCCGGCTTGA
- a CDS encoding glycerophosphodiester phosphodiesterase has product MKRIALRAVTAAALLTTWALGAVAQAWPPTPTVIAHRGASALRPEHTLAAYQKAIDDGADIIEPDLVITKDGVLVARHENAIAILGADGSVKEATTDVVDRPEFAGRKTTKTIDGQAITGWFTEDFTLAELKTLRARERIPAQRPANVAYNGQFEVPTLQEVIDLAKAATAKTGRTVGIYPETKHPTYFQSIGLPLEAPLLAVLEKNGWNHKDAPVFVQSFEVANLQAIRRLSSVRLVQLVAPSGRPYDFVAQGAANARGYADLITPEGLKQVATYANAIGPFKTLVVPVKDGLPGEPTPLVARARAEGLAVHIWTLRPENAFLPAGLKKAPAADGTARGDSAAEITAYLRAGIDGFFTDDPAVGRAAVRAFTGKQ; this is encoded by the coding sequence ATGAAACGCATTGCACTGCGCGCCGTGACTGCTGCCGCGCTGTTGACCACCTGGGCGCTGGGCGCCGTCGCCCAGGCCTGGCCGCCCACCCCCACCGTCATTGCTCACCGGGGCGCATCGGCCCTGCGGCCGGAGCACACGCTCGCCGCGTACCAGAAGGCCATTGACGACGGCGCCGACATCATCGAGCCCGACCTGGTCATCACCAAGGACGGCGTGCTGGTGGCGCGGCACGAGAACGCCATCGCCATCCTGGGCGCTGATGGCTCGGTGAAGGAAGCCACCACCGACGTGGTGGACCGCCCCGAGTTCGCGGGCCGCAAAACCACCAAGACCATCGACGGCCAGGCCATCACCGGCTGGTTCACCGAAGACTTCACGCTGGCCGAGCTCAAAACCCTGCGCGCCCGCGAGCGCATCCCTGCGCAGCGCCCGGCCAACGTGGCCTATAACGGTCAGTTCGAGGTACCCACTTTGCAGGAGGTGATCGACTTGGCCAAGGCGGCGACGGCCAAGACCGGTCGCACCGTCGGCATCTACCCCGAGACCAAACACCCCACCTACTTCCAGTCCATCGGCCTGCCGCTGGAGGCGCCGCTGCTGGCCGTGCTGGAGAAGAACGGCTGGAACCACAAGGACGCGCCCGTGTTCGTGCAGTCGTTCGAGGTGGCCAACCTGCAGGCGATCCGCAGGCTCAGCAGCGTGCGCCTGGTGCAGCTGGTGGCTCCCTCGGGCCGGCCGTATGACTTTGTGGCCCAGGGCGCGGCCAATGCGCGCGGTTATGCCGACCTGATCACGCCCGAAGGCCTGAAGCAGGTGGCCACGTATGCCAATGCCATCGGCCCTTTCAAGACCCTGGTCGTGCCGGTGAAGGACGGCCTGCCCGGCGAACCCACGCCGCTGGTCGCGCGTGCCCGCGCCGAAGGCCTGGCCGTGCACATCTGGACGCTGCGGCCCGAGAACGCCTTCCTGCCCGCCGGCCTGAAGAAGGCTCCGGCGGCGGATGGCACGGCGCGCGGCGACAGCGCGGCCGAGATCACGGCGTATCTGCGCGCGGGCATCGACGGCTTCTTTACCGATGACCCCGCCGTGGGCCGCGCCGCGGTGCGGGCGTTCACCGGCAAGCAGTGA
- a CDS encoding DJ-1/PfpI family protein, which translates to MRIAILTFEGFNELDSLIALGVLNRVKKPGWQVCLACPAPRVRSMNGVVVEAQAPLSWARTADAVLVGSGMQTREVVNDASLMAQMDFDPARQLLGAQCSGTLVLARLGLLGGVPACTDLTTRPWVQEAGVTVLNQPLVAHGNIATAGGCLAAPYLAAWVIARLEGVEAAESALHYVAPVGEKEAYVARAMGHLEKYLAPA; encoded by the coding sequence ATGCGCATTGCCATACTGACGTTCGAAGGTTTCAACGAGCTGGACTCGCTCATCGCCCTGGGTGTTCTCAACCGGGTGAAGAAGCCGGGCTGGCAGGTGTGCCTGGCCTGCCCCGCGCCCCGGGTGCGGTCCATGAACGGCGTGGTGGTGGAAGCGCAGGCGCCGCTGTCCTGGGCCCGCACGGCCGATGCCGTGCTGGTGGGCAGCGGCATGCAGACGCGCGAGGTGGTGAACGACGCATCCCTGATGGCGCAGATGGACTTCGATCCTGCCCGCCAGCTGCTGGGCGCCCAGTGTTCGGGCACGCTGGTGCTGGCCCGCCTGGGCCTGCTTGGCGGCGTGCCCGCCTGCACCGACCTGACCACGAGGCCCTGGGTGCAAGAGGCCGGGGTCACGGTGCTGAACCAGCCCCTGGTCGCGCACGGCAACATCGCCACGGCCGGCGGCTGCCTGGCCGCGCCGTACCTGGCCGCGTGGGTGATCGCCCGGCTGGAAGGCGTGGAGGCCGCGGAAAGCGCGCTTCACTACGTGGCCCCGGTTGGCGAGAAGGAGGCGTACGTGGCCCGCGCCATGGGCCACCTTGAAAAGTACCTGGCCCCGGCCTGA
- the lptC gene encoding LPS export ABC transporter periplasmic protein LptC — protein sequence MTRNVIRQGWDQFSLYLPVVLMGLLALGTWWLVRNAPMPLLPAAERQQGHQPDYFMKSFSVKSFDAAGRLQSEVQGAEARHYPDTDTLEIDKARMRSVTPAGRLTVATADRALTNADGSEVQLFGNAIVTREPLAARPGTPAQPRLEFRSEFLHAYTSTERVRSDKPVTLTRGNDRFTADGMDYDNLDQVLQLRGRVRGVLQPGTAKP from the coding sequence ATGACGCGCAACGTGATCCGCCAGGGCTGGGACCAGTTCTCGCTGTACCTGCCCGTCGTGCTCATGGGCCTGCTGGCGCTGGGCACCTGGTGGCTGGTGCGCAACGCGCCCATGCCCCTGCTGCCCGCCGCCGAACGCCAGCAGGGGCACCAGCCAGACTACTTCATGAAATCCTTCTCGGTGAAGAGCTTTGACGCCGCGGGGCGGCTGCAGAGCGAGGTGCAGGGCGCGGAGGCGCGGCACTACCCCGACACCGACACGCTGGAGATCGACAAGGCGCGCATGCGCTCGGTCACGCCCGCCGGGCGCCTCACCGTGGCCACGGCGGACCGCGCCCTGACCAACGCCGATGGTTCGGAGGTCCAGCTGTTCGGCAACGCCATCGTCACGCGCGAGCCCCTGGCCGCCAGGCCGGGGACGCCGGCGCAGCCGCGGCTCGAGTTCCGCAGCGAATTCCTGCACGCCTATACCAGCACGGAGCGTGTGCGTTCGGACAAGCCCGTCACCCTCACGCGCGGCAACGATCGCTTCACCGCCGACGGCATGGACTACGACAACCTCGACCAGGTGCTGCAACTGCGCGGGCGCGTGCGCGGCGTGCTCCAGCCCGGCACGGCCAAGCCCTAG
- a CDS encoding homoserine O-acetyltransferase yields the protein MSFIATPQTMHFAEVLPLQSGASIRDYHLAYETYGTLNADRSNAVLVCHALNASHHVAGVYAGQDKSEGWWDNMIGPGKPVDTDRFFVIGVNNLGSCFGSTGPMHNHPDTGEVYGADFPVVTVEDWVNAQARLLDRLGIQQLAAVLGGSLGGMQALSWTLQYPERMRHAVVVASAPNLTAENIAFNEVARRAIVTDPDFHGGHFYRHGVIPKRGLRIARMIGHITYLSDDVMNEKFGRQLREGLELKYSTQDIEFQIESYLRYQGDKFSDYFDANTYLLITRALDYFDPARTQGGNLTRALARATARFLLVSFTTDWRFSPKRSREIVKALLDNRRSVSYAEIDAPHGHDAFLLDDARYMGVMRSYFDSIAKELQP from the coding sequence ATGTCGTTCATCGCAACACCTCAGACCATGCACTTTGCGGAGGTGCTGCCGCTGCAAAGCGGTGCGTCCATCCGCGACTACCACCTGGCCTACGAGACCTACGGCACGCTCAACGCCGACCGCTCCAATGCCGTGCTCGTGTGCCACGCGCTCAACGCCTCGCACCACGTGGCCGGCGTCTACGCGGGCCAGGACAAGAGCGAAGGCTGGTGGGACAACATGATCGGCCCGGGCAAGCCCGTGGACACCGACCGCTTCTTCGTCATCGGCGTGAACAACCTGGGCTCGTGCTTCGGCTCCACCGGCCCCATGCACAACCACCCCGACACGGGCGAGGTCTACGGCGCGGATTTCCCGGTGGTCACGGTGGAGGACTGGGTCAACGCCCAGGCCCGCCTGCTCGACCGCCTGGGCATCCAGCAGCTCGCCGCCGTGCTGGGCGGCAGCCTGGGCGGCATGCAGGCGCTCTCCTGGACGCTGCAGTACCCCGAGCGCATGCGCCACGCGGTGGTGGTGGCCAGCGCGCCCAACCTCACGGCCGAGAACATCGCCTTCAACGAGGTGGCCCGCCGCGCCATCGTGACGGACCCGGACTTTCACGGCGGCCACTTCTACCGGCACGGCGTGATTCCGAAACGCGGCCTGCGCATCGCCCGCATGATCGGCCACATCACGTACCTGAGCGACGACGTGATGAACGAGAAGTTCGGGCGGCAGCTGCGCGAGGGCCTGGAACTCAAGTACAGCACGCAGGACATCGAATTCCAGATCGAGAGCTACCTGCGCTACCAGGGCGACAAGTTCAGCGACTACTTCGATGCCAACACCTACCTGCTGATCACGCGCGCGCTGGACTACTTCGACCCCGCGCGCACCCAGGGCGGCAACCTCACGCGGGCGCTGGCGCGGGCCACGGCGCGCTTCCTGCTGGTGAGCTTCACCACCGACTGGCGCTTCTCACCCAAGCGCAGCCGCGAGATCGTCAAGGCGCTGCTCGACAACCGCCGCAGCGTGAGCTACGCCGAGATCGACGCGCCCCATGGGCATGATGCCTTTTTGCTCGATGACGCCCGCTACATGGGCGTGATGCGCTCTTACTTCGATAGCATTGCAAAGGAGCTGCAGCCATGA
- the otnI gene encoding 2-oxo-tetronate isomerase gives MPQFAANLSLMYTELPFLQRFEAAARDRFTAVEFQFPYAFAPAEVAARLQDSGLQLVLFNAPAGGTDRAGMAAAWEHGARGTAALPGREAEFRAGVEEALRHAEVLGCPRIHVLSGTVPPGVERESLKDLCAGNLRWAAAQAARAGREILIEPINLRDMPRYFLNRQDHAHELLDAVQADNLKVQMDLYHCQIVEGDLAAKLRRYLPTGRVSHIQIAGVPGRHEPDTGELNYPYLFDTIDALGYRGWVGCEYRPAAGTSQGLGWMKGKTP, from the coding sequence ATGCCACAGTTTGCCGCCAACCTGAGCCTGATGTACACCGAGCTGCCGTTCCTGCAGCGCTTCGAGGCCGCCGCGCGCGACCGGTTCACCGCCGTGGAGTTCCAGTTTCCGTACGCGTTCGCGCCCGCCGAGGTGGCCGCGCGGCTGCAGGACAGCGGCCTGCAGCTGGTGCTGTTCAACGCCCCGGCGGGCGGTACCGACCGCGCCGGCATGGCCGCCGCCTGGGAACACGGCGCACGCGGCACGGCCGCGCTGCCGGGGCGCGAGGCAGAGTTCCGCGCGGGAGTCGAGGAAGCCCTGCGCCATGCCGAGGTGCTGGGCTGCCCGCGCATCCATGTGCTCTCGGGCACCGTGCCGCCGGGCGTCGAGCGCGAATCGCTCAAGGACCTGTGCGCGGGCAACCTGCGCTGGGCGGCAGCGCAGGCCGCGCGGGCCGGGCGCGAGATCCTCATCGAGCCCATCAACCTGCGCGACATGCCGCGCTACTTCCTGAACCGGCAGGACCATGCCCACGAGCTGCTGGATGCGGTGCAGGCCGACAACCTCAAGGTGCAGATGGACCTGTACCACTGCCAGATCGTGGAAGGGGACCTGGCCGCCAAGCTGCGGCGCTACCTGCCCACGGGCCGCGTCTCGCACATCCAGATCGCCGGCGTGCCCGGCCGCCACGAGCCCGACACCGGCGAGCTGAATTACCCCTACCTCTTCGACACCATCGATGCCCTGGGCTACCGCGGCTGGGTCGGCTGCGAATACCGGCCGGCGGCCGGCACCTCGCAAGGCCTGGGCTGGATGAAGGGGAAGACCCCCTGA
- the metW gene encoding methionine biosynthesis protein MetW — translation MTEKAAMQALARLVPPGSRVLDLGCGNGAMLDYLQRERGCSGYGVEIDDANVLACVQRGVDVIQLNLDEGLAMFDDNSFDVVLQIDTLQHLRNAETMLRETARVGRTGVVAFPNFAHWPNRLSILRGRMPVTRRLPYQWYDTPNIRVGTYKDFEVLATKNSLRILDSFGLQDGQEVRWLPNARAGTAVFHFEHA, via the coding sequence ATGACCGAAAAAGCGGCGATGCAAGCCCTGGCACGCCTGGTGCCCCCCGGCTCGCGCGTGCTCGACCTGGGCTGCGGCAACGGTGCCATGCTCGACTACCTGCAGCGCGAGCGCGGCTGCAGCGGCTACGGCGTGGAGATCGACGATGCCAACGTGCTCGCCTGCGTGCAGCGCGGGGTGGATGTGATCCAGCTCAACCTCGACGAGGGGCTGGCCATGTTCGACGACAACAGCTTTGACGTGGTGCTGCAGATCGACACGCTGCAGCACCTGCGCAATGCCGAAACCATGCTGCGCGAGACCGCGCGCGTGGGCCGCACGGGTGTGGTGGCGTTTCCCAACTTTGCGCACTGGCCCAACCGCCTGTCCATCCTGCGCGGACGCATGCCCGTGACGCGGCGCCTGCCTTACCAGTGGTACGACACGCCCAACATCCGCGTGGGCACCTACAAGGACTTCGAAGTGCTGGCCACCAAGAACAGCCTGCGCATCCTGGATTCCTTCGGGCTGCAGGATGGACAGGAAGTGCGCTGGCTGCCCAACGCGCGCGCGGGCACGGCCGTCTTCCACTTCGAACACGCGTAG
- a CDS encoding SDR family oxidoreductase has translation MTTPLVFITGASSGIGQALALRFHRSGYRLALAARRTSEVKTWADAQGISADSYEIYSADVAVTDSIVAAGRDCVARQGVPDVVIANAGISVGMDTAVRDDLEVMARTFATNNIGVAATFHPFVDAMAQRGSGTLVGIGSVAGIRGLPGHGAYCASKAAVISYCESLRGEMRPHGVRVVTISPGYIDTPLTRQNRYSMPFLMQAGDFADHAYRAITQGVSYRVIPWQMGVVAKVLRLLPNALFDKLLSGRPRKRRQDEQT, from the coding sequence ATGACCACTCCCCTTGTCTTCATCACCGGAGCGTCCAGCGGCATCGGGCAGGCGCTGGCCCTGCGTTTCCATCGCTCGGGCTACCGCCTGGCGCTGGCGGCGCGCCGGACATCCGAGGTGAAAACATGGGCTGACGCACAAGGGATAAGCGCGGATAGCTACGAAATTTATAGCGCAGACGTGGCGGTCACCGACAGCATCGTTGCGGCGGGCCGCGACTGTGTCGCGCGCCAGGGAGTACCGGACGTGGTCATCGCCAATGCCGGCATCAGCGTGGGCATGGACACGGCCGTGCGTGATGACCTCGAAGTGATGGCGCGCACCTTTGCCACCAACAATATCGGCGTGGCGGCCACGTTCCACCCCTTTGTCGATGCCATGGCGCAGCGGGGCAGCGGCACGCTGGTGGGCATCGGCAGCGTGGCGGGCATCCGGGGCCTGCCCGGCCACGGCGCCTACTGCGCCAGCAAGGCCGCCGTCATCAGCTATTGCGAAAGCCTGCGCGGGGAAATGCGCCCGCACGGCGTGCGCGTGGTCACCATTTCGCCGGGCTACATCGACACGCCGCTCACGCGCCAGAACCGCTACAGCATGCCGTTTCTGATGCAGGCCGGTGATTTCGCGGACCATGCCTACCGGGCCATCACCCAGGGCGTGAGCTACCGGGTCATCCCGTGGCAGATGGGGGTGGTCGCCAAGGTGCTGCGGCTCCTGCCGAACGCGCTTTTCGACAAGCTGCTGTCAGGCCGCCCCCGCAAGCGGCGCCAGGACGAGCAGACATAG
- a CDS encoding RNA-binding protein, with product MGNKLYVGNLPYSFRDEDLQQTFSQYGSVGSAKVMMERDTGRSKGFGFVEMGSDAEAQAAIQGVHGQNFGGRDLVVNEARPMEPRAPRSGGFGGGNGGGGGYGGGGGGGYGGGRSGGGGGGGYGGGRSSY from the coding sequence ATGGGCAACAAACTTTACGTGGGCAACCTGCCCTACTCTTTCCGCGACGAAGATCTGCAGCAGACCTTCAGCCAGTACGGCTCGGTTGGCAGCGCCAAGGTCATGATGGAGCGCGACACCGGCCGCTCCAAGGGCTTCGGCTTTGTCGAAATGGGCAGCGATGCAGAAGCCCAAGCCGCCATCCAAGGCGTGCATGGCCAAAACTTCGGCGGCCGTGACCTCGTGGTCAATGAAGCCCGCCCCATGGAGCCCCGTGCTCCCCGTAGCGGCGGCTTCGGCGGCGGCAACGGTGGTGGTGGCGGCTACGGCGGTGGTGGCGGCGGCGGTTACGGCGGTGGCCGTAGCGGCGGCGGCGGTGGTGGTGGTTACGGCGGTGGCCGTAGCAGCTACTAA
- a CDS encoding KdsC family phosphatase translates to MVAGPSSSSSFLPDAAPALQIDPELLLRAQGVRVAFFDVDGVLTDGGLYISESGETLKRFNTLDGHGLKLLQKAGITPVVITGRDSLPLRVRLKALGVEHAVFGTENKRPAAEQILATLGLGWSDAAAMGDDWPDLPVMRRSAFACAPANAQAEVRQAAHFVTQARGGDGAARELCDLLLVATGRYAALLAEYTA, encoded by the coding sequence ATGGTGGCGGGCCCCTCTTCCTCCTCCTCCTTCCTGCCCGATGCCGCGCCCGCGCTGCAGATCGATCCCGAGCTGCTGCTGCGGGCCCAGGGCGTGCGCGTCGCCTTCTTCGATGTCGACGGCGTGCTGACCGACGGCGGCCTGTACATCAGCGAATCGGGCGAGACCCTCAAGCGCTTCAACACCCTGGATGGGCACGGGCTCAAGCTGCTGCAAAAGGCGGGCATCACCCCCGTGGTGATCACGGGGCGCGACTCCCTGCCCCTGCGCGTGCGCCTGAAGGCCCTGGGCGTGGAGCACGCCGTCTTCGGCACCGAGAACAAACGCCCGGCCGCCGAGCAGATCCTGGCCACCCTGGGGCTGGGCTGGTCCGACGCCGCCGCGATGGGGGACGACTGGCCCGACCTGCCCGTCATGCGCCGCAGCGCCTTTGCGTGCGCGCCGGCCAATGCCCAGGCCGAAGTGCGCCAGGCGGCCCATTTCGTGACCCAGGCCCGGGGAGGCGACGGCGCCGCGCGGGAGCTGTGCGACCTGCTGCTGGTGGCCACGGGCCGCTACGCCGCACTGCTGGCGGAATACACCGCATGA